Sequence from the Pectobacterium brasiliense genome:
GCCAATCAGCTGGATGCGTTCTGTCAGGTTGAACGCGACAAAGTTCTCGGAGTTCAGCCCCTGTTCCTGCCAGTTTGGGTTGGTGCATTTTGCGCCGTTCATCACGATGAAGTCCGGCTCAAAGCCTTCCAGTTCTTCATCGCTCGGGCGGATAAACATGTTTTTGACGAAATGTGCCTGCCACGCTACTTCCGTGACGAAACGTACGCTGAGACGGCTGTCTGGGTTAGCACCGCAGAAGGCATCGATGATGAACAACCGTTTGCCGGACAGCTGTGTCGTGACCAGTTGCTTCAGGTGCGTCCAGGTTTCCTGGCTCAATGGGTGGTTATCGTTCTTACCTTTGCCTTGATCGGACCACCACACGGTGTCGCGGGTGATGTCATCGCGCACGATGTATTTGTCTTTCGGGGAACGGCCGGTAAAGATGCCGGTATCGACGGCTACCGCACCCAGTTGGGTTTCGATGCCGCGTTCATAGCCTTGTAGGGTAGGGGAGCGTTCTTCTTCAAAAAGCAGTTCATAGCTGGGATTGTAGACAATATCGCGGACATCGTGGATTCCATAAGCCGTCAGGGCTTGCGGGGTAATACCGTTGATCAGCATGTTGCTACTCCTCAAGTTATAGTCGTACTACTAAACATTGTAGGGAGTGAGCTTATTTTAACCGCGATAACAATCATAAAATTAAATAAATTCATTAATAACTTTGCTTATTTAGGGTGATTGAAAAATAATCACGTCGGTTTACAGATGGGAAAATAAGCAAAATAAAACGGGTACTGTCGTACCCGTTAAAAAGATTAATGCAACAGATTTCCTGATGAATCCTGCCGTATGGCGCGGATGTCCAGCGAATTAAACAGGTAGTGCGTACCGCAATAATCACAGTGCATATCGATTTCACCGTCCTGCTCGATCATCTCATTCACTTCCTGATCGGACAGCGTCATTAATGCATCTGCGCAACGATCGCGCGAACAGTGGCAGCGGAACTCGACATCCTGCGGCTCATACACGGTGACTTCTTCCTGATGATAAAGGCGGTACAGCACCTCAGTGGCAGGCAGGGTAAACAGCTCGTCAGCTTTGACCGTCGTGGTGAGCTGTGCCAGATGATCAAAATCATTACGATCGGCATCCTGTGCAGGCAATACCTGGAGCAGCATGCCTGCGGCTGCCTGCTTCCCGTCGTGTTGACCGGTACGGATAAACAGCCGTGTCGGCAACTGTTCGGACTGCTGGAAATAGCTCTCCAGACATTCGGCTACGGTTTCACCTTCTAAACCGACGACGCCCTGATAGCGTTCGCCGTCAGTCGGCGTAATGGTAATGACCAGATAGCCATTGCCGACCATTTCTTTCAGCGAACTCCCCGGAGCGATATCCCCTTGCAGACGGGCAACGCCGCGCATCTGCTGCTGGTGATTACCGTTAATCACCGCCAGTTTCAGTGGGCCATCGCCCTGAAGCTGAACGGTAATATCGCCGCTGAATTTCAGCGTGGCCGTTAACAGGCTGGTGGCAACCAGCATTTCGCCTAGCAGCGTTTGTACCGCAGCTGGATAGTCGTGGTTGGTCAAAATACGTTGATACGTTTCGTTAACTGTCACCAACTCGCCACGAACGGCATAATTTTCAAACAGATAACGATGTAGTTGGTCATGAGCCATAATATTTTCTCGTCGTTGTGCGGAGATGAGTAGTGCGGCGATGAGTGGTGCGGCAATCGCTGGGTCTTCTCTCTATTGTCAGCAGTTTGATGACCAACAAATGAAGAGCGGAGCGTTATTCCTGATCGCTGTATTTAAATTTAATCAGATCGCGTCGCTCTTTTTTATCAGGGCGGCGATCGGGGTGTGGCATCGTCAGCGCATTCATTTTCCGCGCCTGTGCCAGCTTTTCTCGTTTCTCAATGCTTGCGGCTGTTTCCTGATACAGCGCCTGCGCCTCTGTCGCGCTTCTGCGCTGGCCGCTGACGGCTAAAATGACTACGGTGCGTTCATCATTGCCCTGACGCAGTTTGATCTCGGCATTCAGTTCGACCTGTTTGCTCGGCTTACCGCGTTGCCCGTTATAGTGCACTTTGCCGCCGTCGATCATTTCGCGAGCTATCGCCCGGGTTTTATAGAAACGGGCGGCCCAAAGCCATTTGTCCAGACGAACGGCGTCGTCGGCCTGCTCGGTAGCTTTCACCATAAATCCCCCTGATTACCCTAATGCCGATCGTTTAAGGATCGCGTTACTGGGGGCGACCACGGCGCGAGGCATCCCTGCGGGAAGCTCATCACCGTGTTTCCCCCTCAGGCCGCCTGCATTACTCTGCGTTAACGGAGTGACGCAGAGCGGGTAGCAGCGCAAGGTAGTCGTTCATTGACGGATGTTGCAGGAATGCCTTTTCCTGCTGGCC
This genomic interval carries:
- the hslO gene encoding Hsp33 family molecular chaperone HslO: MAHDQLHRYLFENYAVRGELVTVNETYQRILTNHDYPAAVQTLLGEMLVATSLLTATLKFSGDITVQLQGDGPLKLAVINGNHQQQMRGVARLQGDIAPGSSLKEMVGNGYLVITITPTDGERYQGVVGLEGETVAECLESYFQQSEQLPTRLFIRTGQHDGKQAAAGMLLQVLPAQDADRNDFDHLAQLTTTVKADELFTLPATEVLYRLYHQEEVTVYEPQDVEFRCHCSRDRCADALMTLSDQEVNEMIEQDGEIDMHCDYCGTHYLFNSLDIRAIRQDSSGNLLH
- the hslR gene encoding ribosome-associated heat shock protein Hsp15, producing the protein MVKATEQADDAVRLDKWLWAARFYKTRAIAREMIDGGKVHYNGQRGKPSKQVELNAEIKLRQGNDERTVVILAVSGQRRSATEAQALYQETAASIEKREKLAQARKMNALTMPHPDRRPDKKERRDLIKFKYSDQE